The proteins below are encoded in one region of Gadus macrocephalus chromosome 14, ASM3116895v1:
- the ogfod1 gene encoding prolyl 3-hydroxylase OGFOD1 isoform X4 yields MSSKRLQEHSDNPEKRKRIKKREEVAQLSVVVDDEEVKKAVKEAWAQGVHYSHENLELNCYPFPHCIIKDFIHSEAFTENLQKELLELNFHEKSNDLYKFKQSDDLRERTESHISGLRAALFGRFRCWLGDVLGVELEPTVDISCAKYQYTDILLCHDDELEGRRVAFILYLVPPWQSSDGGTLDLYATDSHLQPKHIVKSLVPSWNTLVLFEVSPVSFHQVAEVLSEDKCRLSLSGWFHGPSLERPSRHIEEPLPRSPHLPRDETLLLEWVNPMYLDISYQEQIQEEFEESAEIQLKDFLKEEKFAEVSVALRLHDIQWARRGPPNNRSYEVASLESIPPCVSECWELLCSEAFFLLLSNFTGLRLHFLCPNDEDDDEEEDEDEDGENEEKEEEEEEEEEEVEEAESQESARGGEATGSAMETPSTKKKTKAKEPSTPEYVGELRRWTHGGYTLLHDGEATRAEYALDLILPFGCSDWPSEFGGFTSYVANEEDEELLTVNPEDNCLALVYRDKETLKFVKHINHKSSCQENGNNLRRTFYDFSFVYYE; encoded by the exons ATGAGTTCTAAACGATTACAAGAGCACAGCGACAACCCGGAGAAGCGAAAAAGGATAAAGAAACGCGAAGAAGTGGCTCAACTTTCTGTGGTTGTGGATGACGAGGAAGTGAAGAAAGCCGTGAAGGAAGCATGGGCACAAGGAGTCCACTACTCCCATG AGAACTTGGAGTTGAACTGCTACCCTTTCCCACATTGCATCATCAAGGACTTCATCCACAGTGAGGCGTTCACAGAAAACCTCCAGAAGGAACTTCTAGAGCTGAACTTCCACGAGAAGTCCAACGACCTCTACAAGTTCAAGCAG TCTGATGACTTACGGGAGAGAACAGAATCCCATATATCAGGCTTGAG GGCAGCGTTATTTGGCCGCTTCCGTTGCTGGCTCGGCGACGTTCTGGGTGTTGAGCTCGAACCCACCGTGGACATCTCCTGCGCCAAGTACCAGTATACCG ATATCCTCCTCTGTCATGACGATGAGCTGGAGGGCCGGCGGGTGGCTTTCATTCTGTACCTGGTCCCCCCCTGGCAGAGCAGCGACGGGGGCACCCTGGACCTGTATGCCACCGACA gtCACCTCCAGCCAAAGCACATCGTCAAGTCCCTGGTCCCCTCCTGGAACACCCTGGTGCTGTTCGAAGTGTCTCCGGTGTCCTTCCACCAG GTGGCGGAGGTGCTGTCGGAGGATAAGTGCCGTCTGTCGCTGAGCGGCTGGTTCCACGGGCCCTCTCTGGAGCGGCCGTCCCGCCACATCGAGGAACCCCTCCCCCGGAGCCCCCACCTGCCCAGGGAT GAGACGTTGCTGCTGGAGTGGGTGAACCCCATGTATCTGGACATCTCCTACCAGGAGCAAATCCAGGAGGAGTTTGAAGAGAGCGCGGAAATCCAGCTCAAAGACTTTTTAAAG GAGGAGAAGTTTGCGGAGGTCAGCGTGGCTCTGAGGCTCCACGACATCCAGTGGGCCAGGAGAGGGCCGCCCAACAACAG GTCCTACGAGGTGGCGTCTCTGGAGAGCATCCCCCCGTGTGTCAGTGAGTGCTGGGAGCTGCTCTGCTCCGAGGCCTTCTTCCTGCTGCTATCCAACTTCACCGGCCTCAGGCTGCACTTCCTCTGCCCCAACGACGAAgacgacgacgaagaggaggacgaggatgaaGACGGGGAGaatgaagagaaggaggaggaggaggaggaggaggaagaggaggtagaggaggcggAGAGCCAGGAGAGTGCGAGGGGCGGAGAAGCCACGGGGTCCGCGATGGAGACGCCGTCGACGAAGAAGAAGACCAAGGCCAAAG AGCCGAGCACCCCTGAGTACGTGGGAGAGCTGCGCCGGTGGACCCACGGGGGGTACACGCTGCTCCACGACGGAGAAGCGACGAGGGCCGAGTACGCCTTGGACCTCATCCTCCCCTTCGGCTGCTCCG actggCCGTCAGAGTTCGGGGGCTTCACGTCGTACGTGGccaacgaggaggacgaggagctgCTCACGGTGAACCCGGAGGACAACTGCCTGGCGCTGGTCTACCGCGACAAGGAGACCCTCAAGTTCGTCAAACACATCAACCATAAGAGCTCCTGTCAGGAGAACGGCAATAACCTTCGTAGAACATTTTACGACTTCTCTTTTGTGTACTATGAATAA
- the ogfod1 gene encoding prolyl 3-hydroxylase OGFOD1 isoform X3, translating into MSSKRLQEHSDNPEKRKRIKKREEVAQLSVVVDDEEVKKAVKEAWAQGVHYSHENLELNCYPFPHCIIKDFIHSEAFTENLQKELLELNFHEKSNDLYKFKQSDDLRERTESHISGLRAALFGRFRCWLGDVLGVELEPTVDISCAKYQYTVLPPDILLCHDDELEGRRVAFILYLVPPWQSSDGGTLDLYATDSHLQPKHIVKSLVPSWNTLVLFEVSPVSFHQVAEVLSEDKCRLSLSGWFHGPSLERPSRHIEEPLPRSPHLPRDETLLLEWVNPMYLDISYQEQIQEEFEESAEIQLKDFLKEEKFAEVSVALRLHDIQWARRGPPNNRSYEVASLESIPPCVSECWELLCSEAFFLLLSNFTGLRLHFLCPNDEDDDEEEDEDEDGENEEKEEEEEEEEEEVEEAESQESARGGEATGSAMETPSTKKKTKAKEPSTPEYVGELRRWTHGGYTLLHDGEATRAEYALDLILPFGCSDWPSEFGGFTSYVANEEDEELLTVNPEDNCLALVYRDKETLKFVKHINHKSSCQENGNNLRRTFYDFSFVYYE; encoded by the exons ATGAGTTCTAAACGATTACAAGAGCACAGCGACAACCCGGAGAAGCGAAAAAGGATAAAGAAACGCGAAGAAGTGGCTCAACTTTCTGTGGTTGTGGATGACGAGGAAGTGAAGAAAGCCGTGAAGGAAGCATGGGCACAAGGAGTCCACTACTCCCATG AGAACTTGGAGTTGAACTGCTACCCTTTCCCACATTGCATCATCAAGGACTTCATCCACAGTGAGGCGTTCACAGAAAACCTCCAGAAGGAACTTCTAGAGCTGAACTTCCACGAGAAGTCCAACGACCTCTACAAGTTCAAGCAG TCTGATGACTTACGGGAGAGAACAGAATCCCATATATCAGGCTTGAG GGCAGCGTTATTTGGCCGCTTCCGTTGCTGGCTCGGCGACGTTCTGGGTGTTGAGCTCGAACCCACCGTGGACATCTCCTGCGCCAAGTACCAGTATACCG TCCTTCCTCCAGATATCCTCCTCTGTCATGACGATGAGCTGGAGGGCCGGCGGGTGGCTTTCATTCTGTACCTGGTCCCCCCCTGGCAGAGCAGCGACGGGGGCACCCTGGACCTGTATGCCACCGACA gtCACCTCCAGCCAAAGCACATCGTCAAGTCCCTGGTCCCCTCCTGGAACACCCTGGTGCTGTTCGAAGTGTCTCCGGTGTCCTTCCACCAG GTGGCGGAGGTGCTGTCGGAGGATAAGTGCCGTCTGTCGCTGAGCGGCTGGTTCCACGGGCCCTCTCTGGAGCGGCCGTCCCGCCACATCGAGGAACCCCTCCCCCGGAGCCCCCACCTGCCCAGGGAT GAGACGTTGCTGCTGGAGTGGGTGAACCCCATGTATCTGGACATCTCCTACCAGGAGCAAATCCAGGAGGAGTTTGAAGAGAGCGCGGAAATCCAGCTCAAAGACTTTTTAAAG GAGGAGAAGTTTGCGGAGGTCAGCGTGGCTCTGAGGCTCCACGACATCCAGTGGGCCAGGAGAGGGCCGCCCAACAACAG GTCCTACGAGGTGGCGTCTCTGGAGAGCATCCCCCCGTGTGTCAGTGAGTGCTGGGAGCTGCTCTGCTCCGAGGCCTTCTTCCTGCTGCTATCCAACTTCACCGGCCTCAGGCTGCACTTCCTCTGCCCCAACGACGAAgacgacgacgaagaggaggacgaggatgaaGACGGGGAGaatgaagagaaggaggaggaggaggaggaggaggaagaggaggtagaggaggcggAGAGCCAGGAGAGTGCGAGGGGCGGAGAAGCCACGGGGTCCGCGATGGAGACGCCGTCGACGAAGAAGAAGACCAAGGCCAAAG AGCCGAGCACCCCTGAGTACGTGGGAGAGCTGCGCCGGTGGACCCACGGGGGGTACACGCTGCTCCACGACGGAGAAGCGACGAGGGCCGAGTACGCCTTGGACCTCATCCTCCCCTTCGGCTGCTCCG actggCCGTCAGAGTTCGGGGGCTTCACGTCGTACGTGGccaacgaggaggacgaggagctgCTCACGGTGAACCCGGAGGACAACTGCCTGGCGCTGGTCTACCGCGACAAGGAGACCCTCAAGTTCGTCAAACACATCAACCATAAGAGCTCCTGTCAGGAGAACGGCAATAACCTTCGTAGAACATTTTACGACTTCTCTTTTGTGTACTATGAATAA
- the ogfod1 gene encoding prolyl 3-hydroxylase OGFOD1 isoform X2: protein MSSKRLQEHSDNPEKRKRIKKREEVAQLSVVVDDEEVKKAVKEAWAQGVHYSHENLELNCYPFPHCIIKDFIHSEAFTENLQKELLELNFHEKSNDLYKFKQSDDLRERTESHISGLRAALFGRFRCWLGDVLGVELEPTVDISCAKYQYTDILLCHDDELEGRRVAFILYLVPPWQSSDGGTLDLYATDSHLQPKHIVKSLVPSWNTLVLFEVSPVSFHQVAEVLSEDKCRLSLSGWFHGPSLERPSRHIEEPLPRSPHLPRDVSRDSCTHLPLPVLETLLLEWVNPMYLDISYQEQIQEEFEESAEIQLKDFLKEEKFAEVSVALRLHDIQWARRGPPNNRSYEVASLESIPPCVSECWELLCSEAFFLLLSNFTGLRLHFLCPNDEDDDEEEDEDEDGENEEKEEEEEEEEEEVEEAESQESARGGEATGSAMETPSTKKKTKAKEPSTPEYVGELRRWTHGGYTLLHDGEATRAEYALDLILPFGCSDWPSEFGGFTSYVANEEDEELLTVNPEDNCLALVYRDKETLKFVKHINHKSSCQENGNNLRRTFYDFSFVYYE from the exons ATGAGTTCTAAACGATTACAAGAGCACAGCGACAACCCGGAGAAGCGAAAAAGGATAAAGAAACGCGAAGAAGTGGCTCAACTTTCTGTGGTTGTGGATGACGAGGAAGTGAAGAAAGCCGTGAAGGAAGCATGGGCACAAGGAGTCCACTACTCCCATG AGAACTTGGAGTTGAACTGCTACCCTTTCCCACATTGCATCATCAAGGACTTCATCCACAGTGAGGCGTTCACAGAAAACCTCCAGAAGGAACTTCTAGAGCTGAACTTCCACGAGAAGTCCAACGACCTCTACAAGTTCAAGCAG TCTGATGACTTACGGGAGAGAACAGAATCCCATATATCAGGCTTGAG GGCAGCGTTATTTGGCCGCTTCCGTTGCTGGCTCGGCGACGTTCTGGGTGTTGAGCTCGAACCCACCGTGGACATCTCCTGCGCCAAGTACCAGTATACCG ATATCCTCCTCTGTCATGACGATGAGCTGGAGGGCCGGCGGGTGGCTTTCATTCTGTACCTGGTCCCCCCCTGGCAGAGCAGCGACGGGGGCACCCTGGACCTGTATGCCACCGACA gtCACCTCCAGCCAAAGCACATCGTCAAGTCCCTGGTCCCCTCCTGGAACACCCTGGTGCTGTTCGAAGTGTCTCCGGTGTCCTTCCACCAG GTGGCGGAGGTGCTGTCGGAGGATAAGTGCCGTCTGTCGCTGAGCGGCTGGTTCCACGGGCCCTCTCTGGAGCGGCCGTCCCGCCACATCGAGGAACCCCTCCCCCGGAGCCCCCACCTGCCCAGGGATGTGAGTCGGGACTCCTGCACACATCTACCTCTGCCTGTCTTG GAGACGTTGCTGCTGGAGTGGGTGAACCCCATGTATCTGGACATCTCCTACCAGGAGCAAATCCAGGAGGAGTTTGAAGAGAGCGCGGAAATCCAGCTCAAAGACTTTTTAAAG GAGGAGAAGTTTGCGGAGGTCAGCGTGGCTCTGAGGCTCCACGACATCCAGTGGGCCAGGAGAGGGCCGCCCAACAACAG GTCCTACGAGGTGGCGTCTCTGGAGAGCATCCCCCCGTGTGTCAGTGAGTGCTGGGAGCTGCTCTGCTCCGAGGCCTTCTTCCTGCTGCTATCCAACTTCACCGGCCTCAGGCTGCACTTCCTCTGCCCCAACGACGAAgacgacgacgaagaggaggacgaggatgaaGACGGGGAGaatgaagagaaggaggaggaggaggaggaggaggaagaggaggtagaggaggcggAGAGCCAGGAGAGTGCGAGGGGCGGAGAAGCCACGGGGTCCGCGATGGAGACGCCGTCGACGAAGAAGAAGACCAAGGCCAAAG AGCCGAGCACCCCTGAGTACGTGGGAGAGCTGCGCCGGTGGACCCACGGGGGGTACACGCTGCTCCACGACGGAGAAGCGACGAGGGCCGAGTACGCCTTGGACCTCATCCTCCCCTTCGGCTGCTCCG actggCCGTCAGAGTTCGGGGGCTTCACGTCGTACGTGGccaacgaggaggacgaggagctgCTCACGGTGAACCCGGAGGACAACTGCCTGGCGCTGGTCTACCGCGACAAGGAGACCCTCAAGTTCGTCAAACACATCAACCATAAGAGCTCCTGTCAGGAGAACGGCAATAACCTTCGTAGAACATTTTACGACTTCTCTTTTGTGTACTATGAATAA
- the ogfod1 gene encoding prolyl 3-hydroxylase OGFOD1 isoform X1, giving the protein MSSKRLQEHSDNPEKRKRIKKREEVAQLSVVVDDEEVKKAVKEAWAQGVHYSHENLELNCYPFPHCIIKDFIHSEAFTENLQKELLELNFHEKSNDLYKFKQSDDLRERTESHISGLRAALFGRFRCWLGDVLGVELEPTVDISCAKYQYTVLPPDILLCHDDELEGRRVAFILYLVPPWQSSDGGTLDLYATDSHLQPKHIVKSLVPSWNTLVLFEVSPVSFHQVAEVLSEDKCRLSLSGWFHGPSLERPSRHIEEPLPRSPHLPRDVSRDSCTHLPLPVLETLLLEWVNPMYLDISYQEQIQEEFEESAEIQLKDFLKEEKFAEVSVALRLHDIQWARRGPPNNRSYEVASLESIPPCVSECWELLCSEAFFLLLSNFTGLRLHFLCPNDEDDDEEEDEDEDGENEEKEEEEEEEEEEVEEAESQESARGGEATGSAMETPSTKKKTKAKEPSTPEYVGELRRWTHGGYTLLHDGEATRAEYALDLILPFGCSDWPSEFGGFTSYVANEEDEELLTVNPEDNCLALVYRDKETLKFVKHINHKSSCQENGNNLRRTFYDFSFVYYE; this is encoded by the exons ATGAGTTCTAAACGATTACAAGAGCACAGCGACAACCCGGAGAAGCGAAAAAGGATAAAGAAACGCGAAGAAGTGGCTCAACTTTCTGTGGTTGTGGATGACGAGGAAGTGAAGAAAGCCGTGAAGGAAGCATGGGCACAAGGAGTCCACTACTCCCATG AGAACTTGGAGTTGAACTGCTACCCTTTCCCACATTGCATCATCAAGGACTTCATCCACAGTGAGGCGTTCACAGAAAACCTCCAGAAGGAACTTCTAGAGCTGAACTTCCACGAGAAGTCCAACGACCTCTACAAGTTCAAGCAG TCTGATGACTTACGGGAGAGAACAGAATCCCATATATCAGGCTTGAG GGCAGCGTTATTTGGCCGCTTCCGTTGCTGGCTCGGCGACGTTCTGGGTGTTGAGCTCGAACCCACCGTGGACATCTCCTGCGCCAAGTACCAGTATACCG TCCTTCCTCCAGATATCCTCCTCTGTCATGACGATGAGCTGGAGGGCCGGCGGGTGGCTTTCATTCTGTACCTGGTCCCCCCCTGGCAGAGCAGCGACGGGGGCACCCTGGACCTGTATGCCACCGACA gtCACCTCCAGCCAAAGCACATCGTCAAGTCCCTGGTCCCCTCCTGGAACACCCTGGTGCTGTTCGAAGTGTCTCCGGTGTCCTTCCACCAG GTGGCGGAGGTGCTGTCGGAGGATAAGTGCCGTCTGTCGCTGAGCGGCTGGTTCCACGGGCCCTCTCTGGAGCGGCCGTCCCGCCACATCGAGGAACCCCTCCCCCGGAGCCCCCACCTGCCCAGGGATGTGAGTCGGGACTCCTGCACACATCTACCTCTGCCTGTCTTG GAGACGTTGCTGCTGGAGTGGGTGAACCCCATGTATCTGGACATCTCCTACCAGGAGCAAATCCAGGAGGAGTTTGAAGAGAGCGCGGAAATCCAGCTCAAAGACTTTTTAAAG GAGGAGAAGTTTGCGGAGGTCAGCGTGGCTCTGAGGCTCCACGACATCCAGTGGGCCAGGAGAGGGCCGCCCAACAACAG GTCCTACGAGGTGGCGTCTCTGGAGAGCATCCCCCCGTGTGTCAGTGAGTGCTGGGAGCTGCTCTGCTCCGAGGCCTTCTTCCTGCTGCTATCCAACTTCACCGGCCTCAGGCTGCACTTCCTCTGCCCCAACGACGAAgacgacgacgaagaggaggacgaggatgaaGACGGGGAGaatgaagagaaggaggaggaggaggaggaggaggaagaggaggtagaggaggcggAGAGCCAGGAGAGTGCGAGGGGCGGAGAAGCCACGGGGTCCGCGATGGAGACGCCGTCGACGAAGAAGAAGACCAAGGCCAAAG AGCCGAGCACCCCTGAGTACGTGGGAGAGCTGCGCCGGTGGACCCACGGGGGGTACACGCTGCTCCACGACGGAGAAGCGACGAGGGCCGAGTACGCCTTGGACCTCATCCTCCCCTTCGGCTGCTCCG actggCCGTCAGAGTTCGGGGGCTTCACGTCGTACGTGGccaacgaggaggacgaggagctgCTCACGGTGAACCCGGAGGACAACTGCCTGGCGCTGGTCTACCGCGACAAGGAGACCCTCAAGTTCGTCAAACACATCAACCATAAGAGCTCCTGTCAGGAGAACGGCAATAACCTTCGTAGAACATTTTACGACTTCTCTTTTGTGTACTATGAATAA
- the tradd gene encoding tumor necrosis factor receptor type 1-associated DEATH domain protein isoform X2, producing the protein MVTKFESMAEIGGWTGGAVLFLESLCPHVNLLSLYKDPHHKFTLFKVIKLTLTDSAGGLGGYEILKLHDADPLLGVELKFVELEACRRFLQSYVSGTLRQALAQHAGRLLAAAPEVKVETQLKAGTHTLDLCLDSLEDCLEHIHLSQSARLCDDEMEDLEQRLQEQALGGAAPEPPPALQPPQRDCFRFQTGTFEDRILTAADVHSFSNGVGRQWKHVGRALARGCRALKGPAIDNLAYEYEREGLYEQAYQMLSRFTQAEGSAAKLGRLVGALEDCRLTGLAESLLGSQ; encoded by the exons ATGGTTACAAAGTTCGAG agcatgGCAGAGATCGGCGGCTGGACGGGGGGTGCGGTCCTCTTCCTGGAGTCTCTCTGTCCTCACGTGAACCTGCTGTCGCTCTACAAGGACCCGCACCACAAGTTCACCCTCTTCAAAGTCATCAAGCTGACCCTGACAG ATTCTGCGGGGGGGCTCGGTGGCTATGAGATCCTGAAGCTGCACGACGCGGACCCCCTGCTGGGCGTGGAGCTGAAGTTCGTGGAGCTGGAGGCGTGCCGGCGCTTCCTGCAGAGCTACGTCTCCGGGACGCTGCGGCAGGCGCTGGCCCAGCACGCCGGACGCCTGCTGGCCGCCGCCCCCGAGGTCAAGGTGGAGACGCAGCTCAAGGCCGGGACGCACACGCTGGACCTCTGCCTGGACAGCTTGGAGGACTGCCTGGAGCACATACACCTCTCCCAG TCGGCGCGTCTCTGTGACGACGAGATGGAGGACCTGGAGCAGCGGCTCCAAGAGCAGGCCTTGGGGGGGGCGGCCCCGGAGCCCCCCCCGGCCCTGCAGCCCCCGCAGAGAGACTGCTTCCGCTTCCAGACCGGGACGTTCG AGGACCGTATCCTGACCGCCGCTGACGTCCACAGCTTCTCCAACGGCGTGGGCCGGCAGTGGAAGCACGTGGGCCGGGCGCTGGCCCGGGGCTGCCGCGCCCTCAAGGGGCCCGCCATCGACAACCTGGCCTACGAGTACGAGCGGGAGGGGCTGTACGAGCAGGCCTACCAGATGCTGAGCCGCTTCACGCAGGCCGAGGGCAGCGCCGCCAAGCTTGGCCGGCTGGTCGGCGCGCTGGAGGACTGCCGGCTGACCGGGCTGGCCGAGAGCCTGCTGGGCTCCCAGTGA
- the tradd gene encoding tumor necrosis factor receptor type 1-associated DEATH domain protein isoform X1: protein MAEIGGWTGGAVLFLESLCPHVNLLSLYKDPHHKFTLFKVIKLTLTDSAGGLGGYEILKLHDADPLLGVELKFVELEACRRFLQSYVSGTLRQALAQHAGRLLAAAPEVKVETQLKAGTHTLDLCLDSLEDCLEHIHLSQSARLCDDEMEDLEQRLQEQALGGAAPEPPPALQPPQRDCFRFQTGTFEDRILTAADVHSFSNGVGRQWKHVGRALARGCRALKGPAIDNLAYEYEREGLYEQAYQMLSRFTQAEGSAAKLGRLVGALEDCRLTGLAESLLGSQ from the exons atgGCAGAGATCGGCGGCTGGACGGGGGGTGCGGTCCTCTTCCTGGAGTCTCTCTGTCCTCACGTGAACCTGCTGTCGCTCTACAAGGACCCGCACCACAAGTTCACCCTCTTCAAAGTCATCAAGCTGACCCTGACAG ATTCTGCGGGGGGGCTCGGTGGCTATGAGATCCTGAAGCTGCACGACGCGGACCCCCTGCTGGGCGTGGAGCTGAAGTTCGTGGAGCTGGAGGCGTGCCGGCGCTTCCTGCAGAGCTACGTCTCCGGGACGCTGCGGCAGGCGCTGGCCCAGCACGCCGGACGCCTGCTGGCCGCCGCCCCCGAGGTCAAGGTGGAGACGCAGCTCAAGGCCGGGACGCACACGCTGGACCTCTGCCTGGACAGCTTGGAGGACTGCCTGGAGCACATACACCTCTCCCAG TCGGCGCGTCTCTGTGACGACGAGATGGAGGACCTGGAGCAGCGGCTCCAAGAGCAGGCCTTGGGGGGGGCGGCCCCGGAGCCCCCCCCGGCCCTGCAGCCCCCGCAGAGAGACTGCTTCCGCTTCCAGACCGGGACGTTCG AGGACCGTATCCTGACCGCCGCTGACGTCCACAGCTTCTCCAACGGCGTGGGCCGGCAGTGGAAGCACGTGGGCCGGGCGCTGGCCCGGGGCTGCCGCGCCCTCAAGGGGCCCGCCATCGACAACCTGGCCTACGAGTACGAGCGGGAGGGGCTGTACGAGCAGGCCTACCAGATGCTGAGCCGCTTCACGCAGGCCGAGGGCAGCGCCGCCAAGCTTGGCCGGCTGGTCGGCGCGCTGGAGGACTGCCGGCTGACCGGGCTGGCCGAGAGCCTGCTGGGCTCCCAGTGA
- the gnao1b gene encoding guanine nucleotide binding protein (G protein), alpha activating activity polypeptide O, b encodes MGCTLSAEERAALDRSKAIEKNLKEDGVTAAKDVKLLLLGGGESGKSTIVKQMKIIHEDGFSGDDVKQYKPVVYSNTIQSLAAILRAMDSLAIEFADKDRKADAKLVCDVVTRMEDTEPYSAELLTAMQKVWADAGTAECFNRAREYQLNDSAQYYLDSLDRIGAADYQPTEQDILRTRVKTTGIVETHFTFKNLHFRLFDVGGQRSERKKWIHCFEDVTAIIFCVALSGYDQVLHEDETTNRMHESLMLFDSICNNKFFIDTSIILFLNKKDLFAEKIKKSPLSICFPEYIGANTYDDATAYIQVQFESKNRSPNKEIYCHLTCATDTGNIQVVFDAVTDIIIANNLRGCGLY; translated from the exons ATGGGCTGTACTCTGAGCGCCGAGGAGCGCGCCGCTCTGGACCGGAGCAAGGCCATCGAGAAGAACCTGAAGGAGGATGGCGTCACGGCGGCCAAGGACGTcaagctgctgctgctcg GCGGCGGGGAGTCGGGCAAGAGCACCATCGTGAAGCAGATGAA gatcaTCCACGAGGACGGGTTCTCAGGGGACGACGTGAAGCAGTACAAGCCCGTGGTCTACAGCAACACCATCCAGAGCCTCGCCGCCATCCTCAGGGCCATGGACTCCCTGGCCATCGAGTTTGCGGACAAGGATAGAAAA GCGGATGCTAAGCTAGTGTGTGACGTGGTGACCCGTATGGAGGACACAGAGCCGTACTCGGCAGAGCTCCTCACGGCCATGCAGAAGGTCTGGGCCGACGCAGGCACCGCCGAGTGCTTCAACCGCGCCCGGGAATACCAGCTCAACGACTCCGCCCAGTA ctACCTGGACAGTTTAGACCGCATCGGAGCCGCCGACTACCAGCCCACAGAGCAGGACATCCTCAGGACCAGGGTGAAGACCACCGGGATCGTCGAGACCCACTTCACCTTCAAGAACCTTCACTTCAG GCTGTTTGACGTCGGAGGTCAGCGGTCCGAGAGGAAGAAGTGGATCCACTGCTTTGAGGACGTCACCGCCATCATCTTCTGTGTGGCCCTGAGTGGCTACGACCAGGTGCTCCACGAAGACGAGACAACG AACCGCATGCACGAGTCCCTCATGCTGTTCGACTCCATCTGCAACAACAAGTTCTTCATCGACACCtccatcatcctcttcctcaacaaGAAGGATCTGTTCGCTGAGAAGATCAAGAAGTCCCCTTTGAGTATCTGCTtccctgaatacatag gtgCTAACACCTACGACGACGCCACAGCCTACATCCAGGTTCAGTTTGAGAGTAAGAACCGCTCCCCCAACAAGGAGATCTACTGCCACCTGACCTGTGCCACCGACACTGGGAACATCCAGGTAGTGTTCGACGCGGTCACCGACATCATTATCGCAAACAACCTGAGGGGGTGTGGCTTATACTGA
- the LOC132472104 gene encoding calretinin-like, giving the protein MATKTQQPPQLQLAEITAAQFIDIWKHYDADGNGYIEGTELEGFFHELEEARGGATVDPKNVVFKEKMKEFMANFDKNKDGRIEMSELATILPTEENFLLCFRQYVGSSSEFMTAWRLYDNDRSGYIESNELKGFLSDLLKKANRHYDDKKLNEYTATILKMFDLNGDGKLGLSEMARLLPVQENFLLKFQDIKLTTKEFNGLFTLYDKDGNGYIDEQELDALLKDLCDKKKMKVGPGGLGSYKASIMALSDEGKLYRTELEIVLCKDSML; this is encoded by the exons ATGGCCACTAAGACGCAGCAGCCTCCTCAGCTCCAGCTGGCTGAGATCACCGCGGCGCAGTTCATCGACATCTGGAAGCATTACGACGCAGACG GCAACGGCTACATCGAAGGGACGGAGCTGGAGGGATTCTTCcatgagctggaggaggcaCGGGGTGGAGCAACTGTG GACCCCAAAAACGTTGTCTTCaaggagaagatgaaggagTTCATGGCAAATTTTGACAAGAACAAAGATGGGAGGATTGAAATGTCAGAG TTAGCTACGATTCTGCCAACAGAGGAAAACTTCCTGCTCTGTTTCAGGCAATATGTCGGATCAAGCTCTGAGTTTATGACT GCGTGGAGACTGTATGACAACGACCGCAGCGGATACATTGAGTCCAATGAGCTGAAG ggcTTCCTGTCCGACCTGCTGAAGAAAGCCAACCGACATTACGACGACAAGAAGCTCAACGAGTACACGGCCACCATC CTAAAGATGTTTGATCTTAATGGTGATGGCAAGCTGGGACTCTCTGAGATGGCAAG GCTTCTGCCTGTTCAGGAAAACTTCCTGCTGAAGTTTCAA GACATTAAGCTGACCACCAAGGAGTTCAACGGCCTCTTCACCCTCTATGATAAG GATGGTAATGGCTACATCGATGAGCAGGAGCtggatgccttgctcaaggacctCTGCGACAAAAAGAAAATG AAGGTGGGCCCGGGTGGGCTGGGGAGCTACAAGGCCAGCATCATGGCCCTGTCAGACGAAGGCAAGCTGTACCGCACCGAGCTGGAGATCGTCCTCTGCAAGGATTCCATGCTGTGA